A window of Fictibacillus halophilus contains these coding sequences:
- a CDS encoding FkbM family methyltransferase: MKNVTKNDVSFNVSDDKQFAYFWHTVFPNHWEDFTFEVLDHFLHPDRNYLDIGSWIGPTLLYAASLAKQSFGVEPDPVAYEALKANIELNQELKEKITTINKAMSFKSGTMNLYKRTRFGDSSSSLVRSLSDDFQPVSVSTLKDLVSDYQITDLSLIKMDIEGGEYLLIPAMRKYLKRYKPPLYLSLHPEFLKSSMKKRCPNSSEKKLQKAYFKKVKKLIQSLDMYDYIYLSSSERIEKSKLVQALLKNDNPIELLFTTTSFNLKQS, from the coding sequence TTGAAGAACGTTACAAAAAATGATGTATCCTTTAATGTGTCTGACGATAAACAGTTTGCATACTTTTGGCACACTGTGTTTCCCAATCATTGGGAAGACTTTACATTTGAAGTCTTGGATCATTTCTTACATCCTGATCGAAATTATTTAGATATCGGCTCTTGGATCGGGCCAACTCTACTCTATGCAGCGAGTCTAGCAAAACAATCGTTTGGCGTTGAACCAGATCCAGTAGCCTATGAAGCATTGAAGGCGAATATTGAGTTGAATCAAGAACTCAAAGAGAAAATCACGACTATAAACAAAGCTATGTCTTTTAAGTCAGGAACGATGAACTTATATAAAAGAACACGATTTGGTGATTCTAGTTCAAGTTTAGTTCGATCATTGTCGGATGATTTTCAACCTGTTTCCGTAAGCACCCTTAAAGACTTGGTGTCTGATTATCAGATTACGGATTTGTCACTTATCAAAATGGATATTGAAGGCGGAGAATATCTACTCATACCCGCTATGCGGAAATATTTAAAACGGTACAAGCCCCCCCTTTATCTATCTCTTCATCCCGAATTTTTAAAAAGCTCGATGAAAAAGAGATGTCCTAATTCTTCAGAAAAGAAACTACAAAAAGCCTATTTTAAAAAAGTAAAAAAACTTATTCAAAGCTTAGATATGTATGATTATATTTATCTTTCATCTTCAGAGAGAATTGAAAAATCAAAATTAGTTCAAGCTCTTTTAAAGAATGATAATCCGATAGAACTACTTTTTACAACTACTTCCTTTAATTTAAAACAAAGTTGA
- a CDS encoding vanadium-dependent haloperoxidase: MRSYLRWSKIPYPGESNPPTPVTPEAGNWPMFFIARDGNRFLDPFRNQITWRIKDPNSINWANELQIVQQVMQQITPEQIRIAQMWAAGEVNKQIIPIVFQMMETYGLASTRAARFLAFYQAAINDAFVITWHFKYLWDVARPCQYDRNLKTVLMTPSFPGYPSAHAVMAGCTEPILSYYFPQERNRIHFLMEECAMSRLYAGVHFKVDNDEGLSLGRQLGDIVVNLIQSQNI; encoded by the coding sequence ATGAGAAGTTATTTGAGGTGGTCAAAAATACCTTATCCGGGTGAGAGCAATCCCCCGACTCCTGTAACCCCAGAAGCAGGTAATTGGCCGATGTTTTTCATTGCTCGAGATGGTAATAGATTTTTGGATCCATTTCGAAACCAAATCACATGGAGAATCAAGGATCCAAATTCAATTAATTGGGCCAATGAACTTCAAATTGTGCAACAGGTGATGCAGCAGATAACGCCTGAACAGATACGCATTGCACAAATGTGGGCTGCAGGAGAAGTGAATAAACAGATCATTCCAATCGTATTTCAAATGATGGAAACATATGGACTTGCTTCAACAAGAGCGGCCAGATTTTTAGCGTTTTATCAAGCTGCAATCAATGATGCTTTCGTCATAACGTGGCATTTTAAATATCTTTGGGATGTAGCTCGTCCTTGTCAATACGACCGAAACTTAAAGACAGTTTTAATGACTCCGAGTTTTCCAGGATATCCTTCCGCACATGCCGTTATGGCGGGTTGTACGGAACCCATATTGAGCTATTATTTTCCTCAAGAAAGAAACCGCATTCACTTTCTTATGGAAGAGTGCGCGATGTCTAGATTATATGCAGGTGTCCATTTTAAAGTAGATAATGATGAAGGATTATCACTTGGAAGACAGCTCGGTGATATCGTAGTGAATTTAATACAATCGCAAAATATATAA
- a CDS encoding TIGR03943 family putative permease subunit — protein MIRILILIGFTFLFMHLHATGDISKYINMKYSYISFSAIFILGFLTLVQFYIYGKSDDGEHEHDDLCTPDCGHDHHKKPSRLKNITVNSILIFPIISGLFFPIASLDSETVKTKGFHFKGLENEGDFGEHQFLKPDTSVYYGKESYNSIMDQELKPFTKGNQVVLNDKNYLKGMESIYYKPGIFLGKEVQFKGFTYNAEDQTSKSNELFLLRFGIIHCIADSGVFGMMVEFPKGTSFPNDRWIKIEGSIETQYYQPFKADIPYVKVKDWKEIEKPKEEYVYRGY, from the coding sequence ATGATTCGAATCCTGATTTTAATCGGATTTACCTTTTTGTTCATGCACCTGCATGCTACAGGTGATATTAGCAAATATATTAACATGAAATATTCATATATCTCGTTCTCTGCCATATTTATTCTTGGCTTTCTTACGCTCGTTCAGTTCTATATTTATGGAAAGAGTGATGATGGTGAACATGAACACGATGATTTATGCACCCCTGATTGTGGTCACGATCATCATAAGAAACCTTCTCGATTAAAGAATATCACGGTAAACAGTATACTCATTTTCCCGATTATTTCAGGGTTATTCTTTCCTATCGCATCTCTTGATTCTGAAACCGTAAAAACGAAAGGTTTCCACTTTAAAGGTCTTGAGAACGAAGGGGATTTTGGTGAGCACCAGTTCTTAAAGCCTGATACGAGTGTTTATTACGGAAAAGAAAGCTACAATTCAATCATGGATCAAGAACTGAAGCCCTTTACAAAAGGAAATCAGGTTGTACTAAACGATAAGAATTATCTAAAAGGCATGGAGAGTATCTATTATAAACCTGGTATTTTTCTCGGAAAAGAGGTTCAGTTCAAAGGGTTTACTTACAATGCAGAAGATCAAACTTCAAAATCAAACGAACTTTTTCTTTTACGTTTTGGAATCATCCATTGTATTGCCGATTCTGGTGTGTTTGGCATGATGGTCGAATTCCCAAAAGGCACATCATTTCCTAATGACAGATGGATCAAGATTGAAGGGAGTATAGAAACCCAATATTATCAACCCTTTAAAGCCGATATCCCTTATGTAAAAGTGAAGGACTGGAAAGAAATCGAGAAACCAAAAGAAGAGTATGTGTATCGAGGATACTGA
- a CDS encoding permease: MLDKSFLQMNTVFISILIEALPFVLIGVLIAGVIQMFVTEEMVARIMPKNKIGAVLFGTVIGAIFPACECGIVPITRKLIEKGVPVFAAIPFMLTGPIINPVVLFSTYVAFGNRWEVMIYRGSLAMIVAVLLGFILAVQFKNAKVLKNEIGAVSRSPFNNETAATVSAPKVSFYNKLKGTFVHAVEEFFSVGKYLVIGALIAASMQTYVKTSTLLEIGQGEVSSSLVMMGLAFILSLCSEADAFIASSFQSTFTMSSIVAFLVYGPMLDVKNVLMMLAAFKKKLVFSLVGYITILVLLGSLFL; encoded by the coding sequence ATGCTCGACAAATCGTTTTTACAGATGAATACCGTATTTATAAGCATCCTCATCGAGGCACTTCCGTTCGTTCTGATCGGTGTGCTCATTGCTGGTGTCATACAGATGTTTGTCACTGAGGAGATGGTGGCACGCATTATGCCCAAAAATAAGATAGGTGCTGTTCTGTTTGGAACTGTTATAGGTGCGATCTTTCCTGCGTGCGAGTGCGGAATCGTACCGATCACAAGAAAGCTGATTGAAAAAGGTGTCCCTGTTTTTGCGGCCATTCCTTTTATGCTTACAGGTCCGATCATCAATCCTGTCGTATTATTTTCAACGTATGTTGCGTTCGGCAACAGATGGGAAGTTATGATCTATCGAGGCTCTCTTGCCATGATTGTTGCTGTTTTATTAGGTTTTATTCTTGCCGTTCAATTTAAAAATGCAAAAGTACTTAAGAATGAAATAGGTGCTGTTTCCCGCTCACCGTTCAACAACGAAACGGCAGCAACGGTTTCAGCACCAAAGGTTTCTTTTTACAACAAACTGAAAGGTACGTTTGTGCATGCCGTAGAAGAATTCTTCTCTGTCGGAAAATATTTAGTGATCGGTGCTTTGATTGCAGCGAGTATGCAAACTTACGTAAAAACATCAACGCTCCTTGAGATTGGTCAAGGTGAAGTATCATCTTCACTTGTAATGATGGGATTAGCCTTTATACTCTCTCTCTGTTCAGAAGCTGATGCTTTTATCGCGTCTTCGTTTCAAAGCACGTTTACAATGAGTTCAATTGTTGCGTTTCTTGTCTATGGTCCGATGCTTGATGTGAAGAACGTCTTGATGATGCTTGCGGCGTTTAAGAAAAAACTCGTGTTTAGTCTTGTTGGATATATTACGATCCTTGTTCTACTCGGATCTCTATTTCTTTAA
- a CDS encoding VanW family protein, with amino-acid sequence MNHFDLRPKRRSPLRISLGKKYYTFRRYIEWFTDEKTYAKTKKSEQLSFIHFSHQTILLRKLKDVDMWYQHNKVKNLRIAIKQLNGIVVEPGETFSYWKSIGTTTRSKGYVDGMVLFYGKFKKGTGGGLCQLSNLIYWMTLHTPLSVTERHRHSYDVFPDSKRTQPFGSGATCAYNYLDLQIKNTTNQTYQLHLYLTDTHLVGEWRTDEEPLHSYQVYEKEHWITPAYWGGYLRHNLIHRKVFNRQRKQIDDEYVTENHAIMMYEPLLEASQKNA; translated from the coding sequence ATGAACCATTTTGACCTGCGGCCGAAGCGGCGATCGCCTTTACGAATCTCGTTAGGGAAAAAGTATTATACGTTTAGAAGATATATAGAATGGTTTACAGATGAAAAGACTTATGCCAAAACAAAGAAGAGTGAACAACTTTCCTTTATTCATTTTTCGCATCAGACGATTCTTCTTCGCAAATTAAAAGATGTAGATATGTGGTATCAGCACAACAAAGTTAAAAACCTCCGAATTGCTATCAAACAATTAAACGGAATCGTAGTCGAACCAGGGGAAACTTTTTCGTATTGGAAAAGCATTGGGACGACAACGCGATCGAAAGGGTACGTCGATGGTATGGTTTTGTTTTACGGTAAGTTTAAGAAGGGGACGGGGGGAGGGCTGTGTCAGCTATCAAACTTAATCTATTGGATGACATTGCATACTCCGCTTTCTGTAACAGAGCGTCATCGTCATAGCTATGATGTGTTTCCAGATTCGAAGCGCACCCAGCCTTTTGGAAGCGGAGCGACTTGTGCTTATAACTACCTAGACCTTCAAATTAAGAACACGACTAATCAGACTTACCAGCTTCACCTATACTTAACCGATACTCATCTTGTTGGAGAATGGCGGACAGACGAAGAACCTTTGCACTCGTATCAAGTGTATGAAAAAGAACATTGGATCACACCAGCTTACTGGGGTGGATATTTAAGGCATAACTTAATTCATCGCAAAGTATTTAACCGCCAAAGAAAACAGATCGATGATGAATATGTAACCGAGAACCATGCCATCATGATGTACGAGCCATTACTAGAAGCTAGTCAAAAGAACGCGTAG
- the corA gene encoding magnesium/cobalt transporter CorA, which produces MVRTIAIIDHKVIINPPFRQINEMKPDWFWVDFDSPTPGETNLLRTFFDFHPLAVEDCVNALQRPKVEFYENHLFYVLHALDNKTLEATEVDIFTTKNSVVTFHKTNVPEIDFVWKYLSELETIPPELGKNELLHKLMDKLVDMYFPIMHELEERVISIESNEDDEAPKIINQIFDIRGDLLTLRKTVVPMRELLYRMLESKRVGLDAEERSYFHDIYDHLLRLTDMMTSAREMTSDIRDNYISLNSYRMNNIMKTLTVITTIFMPLTFIAGLYGMNFVNMPELQTKNGYFYVLGFMVLLGASMSIWFKKKGWFEQD; this is translated from the coding sequence ATGGTCCGAACAATCGCTATCATCGATCATAAAGTAATCATCAATCCACCGTTTAGACAAATCAATGAAATGAAGCCTGATTGGTTCTGGGTGGATTTTGACAGTCCAACTCCGGGTGAAACCAATCTATTGCGTACGTTTTTTGACTTTCATCCCCTTGCTGTTGAGGACTGTGTGAATGCCTTGCAACGACCAAAGGTTGAATTTTATGAAAACCACCTGTTTTATGTGTTGCACGCTCTAGACAATAAGACACTTGAAGCAACTGAGGTTGATATTTTTACAACAAAAAACAGTGTTGTTACGTTTCATAAAACAAACGTTCCAGAGATTGATTTTGTATGGAAGTATTTAAGTGAACTAGAGACTATTCCACCTGAACTGGGTAAAAATGAACTTCTTCATAAGCTAATGGATAAACTGGTAGATATGTATTTTCCCATTATGCATGAATTAGAAGAACGGGTAATTTCTATTGAAAGCAATGAAGATGATGAAGCACCAAAAATCATAAACCAGATCTTTGATATAAGAGGAGATCTCTTAACATTAAGAAAAACAGTTGTACCTATGCGCGAGTTGCTGTATCGAATGCTTGAGTCAAAACGGGTAGGCTTAGATGCGGAAGAAAGATCGTACTTTCATGATATATACGATCATCTACTGAGGTTGACAGATATGATGACTTCCGCCAGAGAAATGACATCGGATATACGCGATAATTACATCTCTCTTAACTCTTACCGTATGAACAATATCATGAAAACCTTAACCGTAATTACAACAATCTTCATGCCGTTAACGTTCATTGCGGGTCTTTATGGAATGAATTTTGTAAACATGCCAGAGCTTCAAACGAAGAATGGTTACTTTTATGTACTCGGTTTTATGGTCTTATTGGGTGCAAGCATGTCCATTTGGTTCAAGAAAAAAGGTTGGTTTGAACAAGATTGA
- a CDS encoding general stress protein, with the protein MKKDIIGTYTKEEEAVGAIKALVEKGYHPSEISIVAKDDEMIDSVADETHVNERKITEDDADSATYGTIAGFLTGIGGGIAVPGLGTPGIGPLLAAGPFASMFDNDETDMKEILLNMDVSESDAESYMQDLQDGKILVMVERK; encoded by the coding sequence ATGAAAAAAGATATCATCGGTACATACACAAAAGAAGAAGAAGCGGTTGGAGCCATCAAAGCTTTGGTCGAAAAAGGTTATCATCCATCTGAAATTTCGATCGTTGCAAAAGATGATGAAATGATTGATAGCGTTGCAGACGAAACCCATGTGAACGAAAGAAAAATTACAGAAGATGATGCAGATAGTGCAACATACGGCACAATCGCTGGCTTTCTGACTGGTATCGGGGGAGGTATCGCCGTTCCGGGATTGGGTACGCCAGGCATAGGTCCACTTCTTGCAGCAGGACCTTTTGCTTCTATGTTTGATAACGATGAAACGGATATGAAAGAAATTCTTCTAAATATGGACGTTTCTGAAAGTGATGCTGAGAGTTATATGCAAGATCTACAAGATGGCAAGATTTTAGTTATGGTTGAACGAAAATAA
- a CDS encoding nitroreductase family protein yields MKYEDFKEIVHGRRSVRKFTDQAVAEEDIYEIMDCARYAPSDTNSQTWEFIVIRNKDKVKKIEEMTWDAIHKLAARAEENGKTKEAKLLTRSFGPYATAFSGAPVLIICLATPYESKFREKIFDPIELAEETVWEEEGIKSSCLAIQNLMLAAHARGLGTCPMTGPVLLAQDAIRDFLHIPSKKQINMVISLGHPQDQPKKLARKAVEEIVTYVN; encoded by the coding sequence ATGAAATACGAAGATTTTAAAGAAATCGTGCACGGCAGAAGAAGTGTCCGAAAGTTTACGGATCAAGCAGTTGCTGAAGAAGACATTTATGAAATCATGGATTGCGCTCGTTATGCGCCGAGCGACACGAACTCACAAACGTGGGAATTTATCGTAATCCGAAACAAAGATAAAGTAAAGAAAATCGAAGAGATGACGTGGGATGCTATTCATAAATTGGCAGCAAGGGCTGAAGAAAACGGCAAAACGAAGGAAGCGAAATTGCTGACGCGCTCTTTCGGTCCTTATGCAACGGCGTTCTCTGGAGCACCCGTATTAATCATCTGTTTAGCCACTCCTTACGAATCTAAGTTTCGTGAAAAAATCTTTGATCCGATCGAACTTGCCGAAGAAACAGTCTGGGAAGAAGAAGGAATCAAGAGCAGCTGCTTAGCAATTCAAAACTTGATGCTCGCAGCCCATGCTCGCGGACTTGGGACTTGCCCAATGACTGGCCCCGTATTGTTGGCGCAAGATGCGATTCGCGACTTCTTACATATTCCATCAAAGAAACAGATTAACATGGTTATTTCACTCGGACATCCACAAGATCAACCAAAAAAACTCGCGCGAAAAGCAGTAGAAGAAATCGTCACATATGTAAATTGA
- a CDS encoding PLP-dependent aspartate aminotransferase family protein, with protein sequence MTKSFDGYDIETLLLHGGQAPDPTTGSRAVPVYQTTSYVFSDTDHAQSLFALDEPGNIYSRIGNPTVDVFEKRVALLEDGVAAVATSSGMSAIALAVLNIAHAGDEIIAATNLYGGTYNLFSTTLPKYGINVKFVDAEDPENFRKAVTPNTKAFFAETIGNPSLNVLDIEAVADIAHENGVPLIIDNTFATPYVTKPISFGADIVIHSATKWIGGHGTAIGGVVVDGGRFNWNSEKYPGFTEPDNSYNGLRYANDFGTLAFATKLRVQLLRDFGACLSPHNAFLLLQGLETLHLRVEKHAKNAQEVAEYLEKHPAVDWVSYPGLSSHRSHELAKKYLSNGFGSIVNFGIKGGRDAGRKVINNISLWSHVANVGDAKSLIIHPASTTHQQLSGDELVATGVTEELIRLSIGLESVKDLTNDLDRAIQTATGIGSDNTEITINDEGVIRWALQSSLYRAVENGQEIQRPKTLAIVGLSSNPARPSHRLARKMQRLGYKIVPVNPRETEVLDEKAYPDLKSIPFPIDVVQVFRSPEAAIELAKEAAITQPKVFWLQEGVISPEAARIAKEAGIDVVHNRCTYKEAQRLRGTISTYACEL encoded by the coding sequence ATGACAAAATCTTTTGATGGATACGATATTGAAACATTGCTATTACATGGGGGGCAAGCGCCTGACCCAACGACAGGATCACGAGCAGTACCTGTCTACCAGACTACTTCCTATGTTTTTTCTGATACAGATCATGCGCAAAGCCTTTTCGCACTCGACGAGCCAGGAAATATCTACAGTCGAATCGGAAATCCAACGGTTGATGTTTTCGAGAAAAGGGTTGCTCTTCTAGAAGATGGGGTTGCAGCTGTAGCTACTTCTTCTGGAATGTCAGCAATCGCGCTTGCCGTTTTAAACATCGCACATGCAGGAGATGAAATTATTGCAGCTACGAATCTATACGGAGGAACTTACAACCTATTTTCTACTACTCTTCCGAAATACGGAATTAACGTAAAGTTTGTAGATGCAGAGGATCCAGAGAATTTCAGAAAAGCGGTTACTCCAAACACGAAAGCATTTTTTGCTGAAACGATCGGTAACCCGAGTCTTAACGTATTAGATATTGAGGCAGTGGCAGATATTGCGCATGAGAACGGTGTACCTCTAATTATTGATAATACATTTGCAACGCCATATGTAACAAAACCGATAAGCTTTGGAGCGGACATCGTAATCCATTCAGCAACAAAGTGGATCGGCGGACATGGAACAGCCATTGGCGGTGTTGTGGTAGACGGAGGACGCTTTAATTGGAACTCAGAGAAATATCCAGGATTCACTGAGCCAGATAACAGCTATAACGGATTAAGATACGCAAATGACTTTGGAACGTTAGCTTTTGCGACTAAATTACGCGTACAGCTGTTAAGAGATTTTGGAGCATGCTTGAGTCCACACAATGCATTTCTTCTTTTACAAGGTTTAGAAACACTTCACTTACGAGTGGAAAAACATGCGAAAAACGCACAAGAAGTGGCTGAATATCTGGAAAAACATCCAGCGGTAGATTGGGTTTCATACCCTGGTCTTTCTTCGCACAGAAGTCATGAGCTTGCTAAAAAATATTTAAGCAATGGTTTTGGTTCGATCGTAAACTTTGGAATCAAGGGTGGGCGTGATGCAGGTCGTAAGGTCATCAACAACATTTCATTATGGTCACACGTTGCAAATGTTGGGGATGCAAAATCATTGATCATCCACCCTGCTTCTACCACTCATCAGCAGCTGAGCGGAGACGAATTAGTAGCAACTGGCGTAACAGAAGAACTTATTCGGTTATCGATTGGACTTGAATCCGTAAAAGATCTTACGAATGATCTTGATCGTGCGATACAAACGGCAACAGGGATCGGATCGGATAATACGGAGATCACGATTAATGATGAAGGTGTTATCCGCTGGGCATTGCAATCCTCACTATATAGAGCAGTAGAGAACGGTCAGGAAATTCAGCGTCCCAAAACACTAGCGATTGTTGGACTCAGTTCCAACCCAGCAAGACCTAGCCATAGATTAGCTAGAAAAATGCAGCGTCTTGGCTATAAAATCGTTCCTGTTAATCCAAGAGAAACGGAAGTACTTGATGAAAAAGCATATCCAGATTTAAAATCCATTCCGTTTCCGATTGATGTCGTTCAAGTATTTAGAAGTCCAGAAGCAGCGATTGAGCTTGCAAAAGAAGCAGCGATCACACAGCCAAAAGTGTTCTGGCTACAAGAAGGTGTCATCTCCCCAGAAGCCGCAAGAATAGCGAAAGAAGCTGGAATTGATGTGGTGCATAACAGATGTACGTATAAAGAAGCACAACGACTAAGAGGTACCATTTCAACGTATGCGTGTGAACTTTAA
- a CDS encoding aliphatic sulfonate ABC transporter substrate-binding protein: MKKIWQKAALALSIAGALVLAGCSSSAKEGEKPEKIRLDYAFYSPTSLALKKFGWAEEAFKKEGIEVEWVQSQGSNKALEFLNSDSVDFGSTAGAAALIAKDKGAPIESVYIYSQPEWTALVGADGSTIKDVKDLKGKKVAATFGTDPHIFLLRALADAGLSAKDVQIVNLQHADGANALLKGQVDAWAGLDPHMARTEVESGATYIYRNPDFNTYGTLNVRSEFAKNHPKQVEQVIELYEKARKWTIENPEEAAKLLSEEAGIKEDVAKKQLQRNNFEEPVPGSQHEKAISAAGEVLQKEEIVKKDTNIEDLVKKLINPKFAEKVINQ; encoded by the coding sequence ATGAAGAAGATTTGGCAGAAAGCAGCACTGGCTTTAAGCATAGCTGGCGCTTTAGTGTTAGCGGGCTGTTCTAGCAGTGCTAAAGAAGGTGAAAAGCCAGAGAAGATCAGACTTGATTATGCCTTTTACTCTCCAACAAGTCTGGCACTTAAAAAGTTTGGCTGGGCAGAAGAGGCGTTTAAAAAAGAAGGCATAGAAGTAGAATGGGTTCAAAGTCAAGGAAGTAATAAAGCGCTTGAGTTTTTAAATTCAGATAGCGTTGATTTTGGATCGACAGCTGGTGCGGCAGCTTTAATCGCAAAAGACAAAGGTGCTCCAATTGAGTCGGTTTATATCTATTCTCAGCCAGAATGGACAGCGCTTGTCGGTGCAGATGGTTCAACGATTAAAGATGTAAAGGATTTGAAAGGCAAAAAAGTAGCTGCAACGTTTGGTACGGATCCGCACATCTTTTTACTACGAGCACTTGCAGATGCTGGCCTTTCTGCAAAGGATGTACAAATTGTAAATCTACAACATGCAGATGGGGCGAACGCTCTACTAAAAGGGCAAGTGGATGCTTGGGCTGGTTTAGATCCACATATGGCTAGAACAGAAGTTGAATCTGGTGCAACGTATATTTACCGCAATCCAGATTTTAATACGTATGGCACGTTGAATGTACGCTCTGAATTTGCTAAGAACCATCCGAAGCAAGTAGAACAAGTGATTGAACTATACGAAAAAGCAAGAAAATGGACGATTGAAAATCCAGAGGAAGCAGCAAAACTTTTATCTGAAGAAGCGGGGATTAAAGAAGATGTCGCAAAAAAACAACTCCAACGAAACAACTTCGAGGAACCTGTTCCAGGATCACAGCATGAAAAAGCTATATCGGCTGCAGGCGAAGTTCTCCAAAAAGAAGAGATTGTCAAAAAAGATACTAACATCGAAGATCTTGTGAAAAAATTGATCAATCCGAAGTTCGCAGAAAAAGTGATCAACCAATAA